The following is a genomic window from Janibacter sp. DB-40.
GACCTTGAGGTGGCGCGTCGGGCGACCGGCGTCGGCCGGGTCCGTGGTGCCGTGCTCGATGCCGGGCGAGGCCGCGGGGAGGGTGAGGTGGACCCCCTTCGCGTCGTCCTGATCGAGACCGGTCTCGTAGGGGCGCGGGCTCCGGTGGTGCGTGCGGATGACGCTGCGGTGGACCATCGCGGGGCCGGACATCGGTGCCCGGGTCTCGTGGGCGAAGGCGTCGCCGGCCGCGTGGTCGGGGTCGACGGCGCCGCTGATCCGCTCCCAGTTGCCGAAGCTGCGGGTGTGCAGCAGGTCCTCCATGCCGGTGCGGGTCGCGACCGGCTCCTCGAGGCGCACGACGTAGTCGGCGGTCATCGCGTTGTATAGGCCGCGGCCGTCCCAGGCGTGGACGTCGACCCCGAGGTGGGCGAGGCGCTCGCGGGCGGCCTCGGCGTCGCCGACGACGAGGACCCGGGTCGGCAGGACCGACTGGTGGGCCAGCGAGTCGAGGACCTCGGTGCGGAAGTCGTCGACGATCGCCGCGTACGTGGGCAGCACGTCGCCGCGGGTCGGGATGCCTGCGGTGCGGGTCAGCAGGAGCATCGCGCTCGTCACGGTGTGCGAGCGCAGGACGGTGCGCATCTGACGCCAGGCCTCGCGCAGGCGGGCCTGCGGGTCGCGGGACCACAGGCCGAGCGAGGCACGCCAGAGGTCGGAGTCGTTGGTCGCAGGGATCGTCGGGCCGAGCGTCTCGCCGATGCCGCGGCCCGGGCCCGAGAGGACGACACCACCGCAGGCGGCGACCTCGACGACGCGTCGGGAGAACATCGTCGGGGAGTCGGCGACGGAGTTGACGTTGAGGTTGGCCAGGTGCGACTTGTAGGAGTCGATGACCTCGTCGTAGGGGAGCGAGCCGCGCACGTTGCCGCGGAAGATCGCGGGGAAGTGGTACGGCGAGTCCGGGATCGCGGCCTGGCGGTCGTAGATCGCCAGGCCGAAGGGCTGGGCCACGGTGAGCAGGCGGCTGAGCTCGGCGGAGCGCTTCGCGTAGCGCTCGCCGTAGTAGGTGCCGGCGTAGGCGACGGAGGGGTCGTAGGCGCGCGCGCCGGGCAGCGGGTTGTGGATGAGCGGCTGGGCGTAGAAGGGCAGCCCCGAGGCGGTGCGGACCGTGCCCACCCCGGCGGCGAGGTAGCGCGGGACGCAGTTGGCATCGGTCGTGAAGACGTGGTCGCACAGCGAGGCGGTCGCGATGAATCGCTCGATGTGGACCGGGTCCTCCTTGTTCCAGAAGACCGAGGGGATGCCGAGCTCGCGGGCCCGCGCGAGCAGTGCGACGACGTCGGCGTGCTCGTCGTCGTCATACCGGCCGACTCCACGCAGCCACTGGCCGTCGTTGCCCTTCCACGCCGACTCGACGAAGACGAGGTCGAGGCCGTCGAGCTGGTCGCGCCACCCCTGTCGGTCCAGTGGCACGAGGTCGAAGGTGGGGCGCAGCGTCTCGGTGGTGAACTCGTCGGCGATGATCCCGACCCGCAGGGACCGCAGGTCACGGTCGGTGCTGGCGTCGTGGGCAGCGACTACCGCGGTCGCGCGGGCGTGGGCGTCGCGGAAGGCCTCGGCGACCTGCAGCCAGGTGCGCTCGTCGAGGGTCCACAGCCGGCTGCGGCGGCCGAGGTCGGCGCGGGCGTCCTCGTCGGCGAGGAGCGGCCGCAGGGCGTCGGCCAGCGAGCGCGCGTCGTCGGCCGGGACGACGACGGCGCGCTCGCCCTCGGCCCCCGCGAGGGTGCGGTGCGGTGAGACGTCGGAGAGGACGACGGCCTTGGCGCAGGAGAAGGCCTCGAGCGGCTTGAGCGGCGAGACCATCTCGGTGACGGGCAGCGAGCGGCGGGGGCACGGCATGACGTCGAAGAGGCTGATCATCCGCTGCATCTCGCTCGCCGGGACCCGCCCGACGAAGCGCACGGTGTCACCGAGGCCGAGCTCGTCGGCCTGCTTCTTGAGCGCGGGCTCCGCGGCGCCCGAGCCGGCGAGGACGAGCTGAGTGTCGACCCCTTCGTCACGCAGGAGGGCGACGGCGTCGACGAGCAGGTCGAGACCCTCGTAGCCGACCATCGAGCCGGCGAAGCCGATGACGGGCACGTCGGTGCGCACGCGGTGCTGCCGGGCGTATGCCTCGTCCTTGGGCAGCGGGACGAAGACGCCGGGGTCGACGGCATTGGGCGCCAGGGTGATCTTGTCGGCGGAGACGCCGCGGCGGATCAGCTCTTGCCGGGTCTCCTCGGTGATGGCGAGGACGGCGTCGGCCTCGGTCGCGACGAGCGTCTCGAAGTCGGCCTGCTGCTGGTAGCGCTCGGTCTGCTCCCAGTCCTGCTTGCCGGAGGCCTCGGTGACCTCCCACAGCCCCCGCACCTCGTAGACGAAGGGAACACCCACGCGCCGCGCGGCGATGAGCGCGGCGAGACCGGTGACGTGGTTGGAGGCGGACTGGATGAGCGAAGGGCGGCGCAGCCGGGCCTCCCGCACGAAGGCGTCGGCACAGGCGAGGATGTAGTGGTCGATCGGCGTGGAGCCGAGGCGCGGCCCGGGCAGGTGGGTGTAGTCGACACCGTCGAGCGTGCTCACCTGGCGGCGGGCCTTGGGCGCCTTCTTGTCGACCTGGCTGTCCCAGGGGTAGCCGACCCGGGCGACGACCGAGACGTCGACGCCGGCGTCGCCGAGGCCGGCTGCGACACCGCGGGTGCGGGTCGAGTAGCCGTTGGTGTTGTACGCGGGCGTCGAGTGGACGCAGTAGAGCAGGCGGCCGGGCTCCGGCACGTAGGCAGTACCGCTCGAGCGTGGCGGGATAGAGAGACCCTGTCGATCGATGCGTTGTGCGGCCCTCGCGCGCATCACGAGGTCGTGTTGCTTGGTGTCGCTCTGATCGATGAGGGAGGCATGATCGACGACGAGGCGATTGGCTTCGCTGATGGATCCCAAGCCATACCAAGCGCGCGTCAGTGCGTGTGTCAACCGTCGACTGGACGGGTCATCGCGAAGGTCCCGGAGCAGATCCTCGTAGGTCAGGTCTGACAGGGGGACGGTGGCGACAGTTGGCGCAGTCGCGGCTGTCTCCACCGCCTCGTCCGGGGAAGTGTCAGCGTCGCCACGTTCGTTCGCGCTCGTGGCTCCTCCGCCTCTGAATACGCGAGCCGGAGCTGTCAGGGACTTGCCGACCTTCATCGCGCGCGAAGCCCGAACGCGCTTGAGATCATCACGCAGGCGGGCGTTCTCTGCTCGATAGGCATCGAGGGCACTCCGAGCCGTTCCGAGTTCGGAGAAGTAGCGCTCCGCACGGGCCGTAGCGGATGCTCGCTCGGTTTCCAGCTCGGCCAGACGCTCTTGAGCCTTGCGCAGATTGGCCTTGGAGGTCTTCGCCTTGCGCGCTTCCTTGCGCAGCGCCTCGAACTCCTCCACGGCTGCCTCAGGATTTGAGGCGATGAAGCGTCTCAACTGGATGCTCAGGAAGCTGACATCGGGGGACTCTTCAGGGTGGTTAGTCGTCACTCCGGGCTCCGGCTGGGGTCAAGCGGCGGTACGCCGTTGGGAACATAGGGATGTTGCTGTCGGCGATCAGGTCCAGAGAGGCGGCCACGTCCTTGGTCACGACCTGACGGAGTTGTGTGGGGTCCAGCTCCCACCAGCGGCTCTCGAGCAGACGATCTATGGTCTCGGAAGGAAAGCGTTGCTTGAGCAAGCGAGCCGGGCTCCCAGCAACCACCCCGTAGGCGGGGACGTCCTTGGTGACGATCGAACCCGCGCCGATGATCGCGCCGGTACCGATGCGCACTCCGGACATGATCTTCACGCCGTCACCGATCCAGACGTCGTGTCCCACGATGACGCGCCGGACGGGGTCCCGCGCCGCCAGTCGTTGCTGGTAGCGGTCCGTAGGAAAGGAGAACCACGAACTGGTGCTCAGGACGTCCGAGTCGTGGTGTCCGAGGCCGATGGTGACATCACGGCCGAGGGAGCAATATCGGCCCACTTCGGTGTATGACCGTAGATGTCCCGAGTTGATGTAACTGGCGAAGCCGAAGAACACTGTGCCGAAAAGCTGGGCATTGAACAGCCGTGCTTCAGGCTCTGCGAACACCGCCCAACCCTGTCCGGAGCCGGGCGTGATCAGGGGTTCCTTGTACTTCGGCGCGTTCATGGCAACCTTCCGGTTTCGTGGCGGAGGGAGGCCAACTGGAGGTAGATCTGACCAGAGGCGTGGTGGACTTCCTGGCTCTCCGCACGCGCCCTTCCCGCATGGCTGAAGGTACGCCAGAGGATCGGGTCGTGGTACAGGGACGGCAGGAGTCTTGACAGTCCCGCGGGGGAGTCCACCTCTACGCCAGCCAACCCGAGGGTCTCCGAGAGTGACTGAGGCATGTCCCGATAGATCACCGGAACTCCCAAGCCCGCGACCTCCATGGGAACCATTTCAAAGGTTGCGAACTTGGTGGGGGCGACCATCAGCCGAACCTTCGACAGCCTTTCGGAAAAGTCGTCCTTGAGGAACGGCCACACCTCATCGAGCTCGAAATCCGGCTCGAATCGGGGCCGGTACTGCTGGACTCCGTAGATCGGGACTCCTGGGAGTGCCTCCCTGATGGCCGCGACCCAGTCTCGGCCGGGGCCGCCCACGAGCGCAGGGTCACTGAGCTTGGCGATGTCCCCCACGAAAACGCCTGCCGTACTCCCGAACTCGGCGTAGGGAGGAGACACCGGGGCGAGCGTCTTTGGGATCTCGAGGATGAGATCGCGGATGGGTTCCATTCCAGGCATGTGTTTGGCGCCGAGGCTGAAGGTCATGAGTCGAACCTTCCCCGGATGAGCTCGGTCCAATTCCTGCATGGAGTGGACGATGCTGGCCGTGCGTGCCGGTACGGCCTGAAGGGACATGTTGATGACGACGACGCGCCCTTCAGACATGTGCTTCTCGGCTATCTCACGTGCTCGGGCGTAATCGGGACGGTCGGGGTCACCCGCGTAGATGATGACGATCTCTGGATCGGCTCCCTCAAGGGTGAACGGGTCGCCCGTCTCGATATCTGCTAGGACGCAGTTCACGCCGAAACGGCGCAGGGCGTCAGCCATGAGATGGGTTGACTTGAGGATCCCGCCCTTTCGCCACCGGTCACGATCAGTGCGACCAACGATGGCGATGTCGAACCGATCACGCGACCAGGTGGGCGCGGTCTCGTTGATGATCCACGGATGGTGATCAGCGACCGTCTTAGTCACGGTCTCACGGACATCCAGACGCTTTCCCCCATCCTTCTTGATCGAAGCATTGGAGATGGACGGTGCATGACGGTCGATCGGGTCAGCCCAACCCCGCTCGTGGGCGAGGACGACCATCGGCGTGCGAAATTCCTGGGCCTTGAGCGCAAGCCACACATCGGCCATGTTCGGGATCTTGAAATCGTCGGAGGCGACGGGGATCGTGTGCGTGTGGAATCCGGCCGCGCCCGTGCCGAGCAGGTGGACGCCGGTGTCGGCCTCCCGTGTGGAGTAGTACGCCAAGACACGACGGGACTTGGCGTCGTAGTAGTCGGTGAACCCGTCGAGGAAGATGGAACCGTGCCATCCCACGATGGCCTTCCGGTCAAACCTTTCGATTCCGTCGAGAAGGTGATCGACGTAGAAGTCGGGGTACGCGATGTCGTCGTCGCAGGTGAGGTAGTACCCCTCATAGCCATCGATGAACAGGAATTTGCCTCTGTCACCATGGTCGGGGCCAGTGTGGAAGTGCACGTTGTCGTA
Proteins encoded in this region:
- a CDS encoding FkbM family methyltransferase, which translates into the protein MTNAGLENVDLEWEGQRLSLTGHPGEYIFEQVRASGTFYEGDLLQALAGVALTGSGWIVDGGANIGNHSLFFATALDRQVLAIEPDPENHSILQENVARNHLQERVSIRDVALWDSVTTLRLANEHPDNSGQVHVVESGGTEVEASTLDSLCEGIDVALLKLDIEGSEVRALNGARSLLTRSHPILCIEAHGPTSVRKLEAVLAPLGYEVLLIGGRSDNFVYVHPDSPTVSSADQLRHRLAVERDRRRERQHSSTDQRLTRSLAEITTHVAEGQLAATRPELGDLREQLAAAHSAATTVREMHDQRTRALDDLLEENRRSHGELNAALTEHRLRLQEKVREVEELRATVSSLQEDLAQSRDDRGALEEQFRAATDQHARSAADLSTVEDHLRQSLDREAKHRRDLDLLGMSYQLVSSRLESISPGSWDHAVGVDTAFGLLSGDQPPTILHREAPSSDIRPLLNHHVRKDHVRIGIATMPGREDGLAMVLRSLAPQADDIHVYLNQMDSVPSSLPAYDNVHFHTGPDHGDRGKFLFIDGYEGYYLTCDDDIAYPDFYVDHLLDGIERFDRKAIVGWHGSIFLDGFTDYYDAKSRRVLAYYSTREADTGVHLLGTGAAGFHTHTIPVASDDFKIPNMADVWLALKAQEFRTPMVVLAHERGWADPIDRHAPSISNASIKKDGGKRLDVRETVTKTVADHHPWIINETAPTWSRDRFDIAIVGRTDRDRWRKGGILKSTHLMADALRRFGVNCVLADIETGDPFTLEGADPEIVIIYAGDPDRPDYARAREIAEKHMSEGRVVVINMSLQAVPARTASIVHSMQELDRAHPGKVRLMTFSLGAKHMPGMEPIRDLILEIPKTLAPVSPPYAEFGSTAGVFVGDIAKLSDPALVGGPGRDWVAAIREALPGVPIYGVQQYRPRFEPDFELDEVWPFLKDDFSERLSKVRLMVAPTKFATFEMVPMEVAGLGVPVIYRDMPQSLSETLGLAGVEVDSPAGLSRLLPSLYHDPILWRTFSHAGRARAESQEVHHASGQIYLQLASLRHETGRLP
- a CDS encoding CatB-related O-acetyltransferase, which gives rise to MNAPKYKEPLITPGSGQGWAVFAEPEARLFNAQLFGTVFFGFASYINSGHLRSYTEVGRYCSLGRDVTIGLGHHDSDVLSTSSWFSFPTDRYQQRLAARDPVRRVIVGHDVWIGDGVKIMSGVRIGTGAIIGAGSIVTKDVPAYGVVAGSPARLLKQRFPSETIDRLLESRWWELDPTQLRQVVTKDVAASLDLIADSNIPMFPTAYRRLTPAGARSDD
- a CDS encoding glycosyltransferase; the encoded protein is MPEPGRLLYCVHSTPAYNTNGYSTRTRGVAAGLGDAGVDVSVVARVGYPWDSQVDKKAPKARRQVSTLDGVDYTHLPGPRLGSTPIDHYILACADAFVREARLRRPSLIQSASNHVTGLAALIAARRVGVPFVYEVRGLWEVTEASGKQDWEQTERYQQQADFETLVATEADAVLAITEETRQELIRRGVSADKITLAPNAVDPGVFVPLPKDEAYARQHRVRTDVPVIGFAGSMVGYEGLDLLVDAVALLRDEGVDTQLVLAGSGAAEPALKKQADELGLGDTVRFVGRVPASEMQRMISLFDVMPCPRRSLPVTEMVSPLKPLEAFSCAKAVVLSDVSPHRTLAGAEGERAVVVPADDARSLADALRPLLADEDARADLGRRSRLWTLDERTWLQVAEAFRDAHARATAVVAAHDASTDRDLRSLRVGIIADEFTTETLRPTFDLVPLDRQGWRDQLDGLDLVFVESAWKGNDGQWLRGVGRYDDDEHADVVALLARARELGIPSVFWNKEDPVHIERFIATASLCDHVFTTDANCVPRYLAAGVGTVRTASGLPFYAQPLIHNPLPGARAYDPSVAYAGTYYGERYAKRSAELSRLLTVAQPFGLAIYDRQAAIPDSPYHFPAIFRGNVRGSLPYDEVIDSYKSHLANLNVNSVADSPTMFSRRVVEVAACGGVVLSGPGRGIGETLGPTIPATNDSDLWRASLGLWSRDPQARLREAWRQMRTVLRSHTVTSAMLLLTRTAGIPTRGDVLPTYAAIVDDFRTEVLDSLAHQSVLPTRVLVVGDAEAARERLAHLGVDVHAWDGRGLYNAMTADYVVRLEEPVATRTGMEDLLHTRSFGNWERISGAVDPDHAAGDAFAHETRAPMSGPAMVHRSVIRTHHRSPRPYETGLDQDDAKGVHLTLPAASPGIEHGTTDPADAGRPTRHLKVVVAGHDLKFARAMIRDLRASGHEVEIDEWTDHANHDEERSSRLLQGADVVVCEWGLGNAVWYSKHLMPGQRLVVRVHSQELRRPYLASIKHSAVDAYVFVGDLIRDAAVAGHGVPADKAHVVPNAVDLDGLDLPKSPGAETTLGLVGIVARPKRLDRALDVLEGLHARGLDHTLRVKGKTPADYPWMAQRPDEMAYYEEQFARIDRINAERPGAVVLDGHGDDMAQWYQGIGVALSTSDFESFHLTVADGAASGALPALLAWPGSDLIYPREWISPDVESMVERIATAPRDGEAFAEQARAAFSHERTTTQLTEIITGGTA